A genomic segment from Aliidongia dinghuensis encodes:
- a CDS encoding SDR family NAD(P)-dependent oxidoreductase produces the protein MSPPSPCALADRRILVTGASVDSDIGRGIASELARNGARLVLAGRRVEALEATKALLPAAEQHLVAPYDLTELDGIPAWVRQIAESGGPLGGIVHSASHQGYSPLSKIGAAEFDRYFSINVGAAILLARALRQRGVAAPGASIVYIGSVAGLRGQKGRTLYAASKAALVAVTRSVALELADLGIRANCVAPAIVKGAQAKKHFSMLSAEQNAALAAAHPLGIGMPGDVAHAVSFLLSDAARWITGTVLPVDGGFMAQ, from the coding sequence TTGTCACCCCCCTCGCCCTGCGCGCTCGCCGACCGGCGCATCCTCGTCACCGGCGCCTCGGTCGACAGCGACATCGGCCGTGGGATCGCGAGCGAGCTCGCCCGGAACGGCGCGCGGCTCGTCCTGGCCGGCCGGCGGGTCGAGGCGCTCGAAGCGACCAAAGCACTGCTCCCGGCCGCGGAGCAGCATCTCGTTGCGCCTTATGATCTCACCGAGCTCGATGGCATTCCGGCCTGGGTCAGGCAGATCGCCGAAAGCGGCGGCCCGCTCGGCGGCATCGTCCATAGCGCCTCCCACCAAGGCTATTCGCCCTTGAGCAAGATCGGCGCCGCCGAGTTCGACCGCTATTTCTCGATCAATGTCGGGGCCGCGATCCTGCTGGCACGTGCGCTCCGGCAGAGAGGCGTCGCCGCTCCGGGCGCCTCGATCGTCTATATCGGCTCGGTTGCGGGCTTGCGCGGGCAGAAGGGCCGGACGCTCTATGCCGCGTCCAAGGCGGCGCTCGTTGCCGTGACGCGCTCGGTCGCTCTTGAGCTCGCCGACCTCGGCATCCGCGCCAATTGCGTGGCCCCCGCAATCGTCAAGGGGGCACAGGCGAAGAAGCATTTCTCAATGCTATCGGCCGAGCAGAATGCCGCCCTCGCCGCCGCTCATCCGCTCGGGATCGGCATGCCTGGAGACGTGGCGCATGCCGTCTCGTTCCTGCTGTCCGACGCCGCGCGCTGGATCACAGGGACGGTCCTCCCGGTCGACGGCGGATTCATGGCGCAATGA
- a CDS encoding SDR family NAD(P)-dependent oxidoreductase yields the protein MPVVNPMDLSGRHVLVTGASSGIGRATAVLLSRLGARVTLTGRDADRLQQTVEIMAGDGHRAAPFDLGAIDEIPAWLRDCAQVGGPLSGLAHCAGVQVSKPIRNADAAFMSDMFRINIASGLALARAFRQRGSAVEGAGIVFVASASAFVGQAGNVVYCATKGAVVSAARALAVELARDRIRVNCVCPALVDTEMADRFRSTMSEAQFEEYLQHYPMGIGRPEDVANAIAFLIADTARWMTGTSLLLDGGLLAG from the coding sequence ATGCCGGTCGTCAATCCAATGGATCTGAGCGGCCGTCATGTCCTGGTGACGGGCGCCTCGTCCGGCATTGGCCGGGCGACGGCGGTGCTCTTGTCCCGGCTCGGCGCGCGGGTAACGCTGACCGGGCGCGACGCCGACCGCCTGCAGCAGACGGTCGAGATCATGGCCGGCGACGGCCATCGCGCGGCCCCGTTCGATCTGGGTGCCATCGACGAGATCCCGGCCTGGCTTCGAGACTGCGCCCAGGTGGGCGGACCGCTCTCGGGTCTCGCCCATTGCGCTGGCGTGCAGGTGTCGAAGCCGATCCGCAACGCCGACGCCGCCTTCATGAGCGACATGTTCCGCATCAATATCGCGAGCGGCCTGGCGCTCGCCCGCGCCTTCCGCCAGCGCGGCTCGGCCGTCGAGGGCGCCGGGATCGTGTTCGTCGCCTCTGCCTCGGCCTTCGTCGGTCAGGCGGGCAATGTTGTCTACTGCGCGACCAAGGGCGCTGTCGTCTCGGCCGCCCGCGCGCTTGCCGTCGAGCTCGCGCGCGACCGGATCCGCGTCAATTGCGTCTGCCCGGCCTTGGTCGACACGGAAATGGCCGACCGCTTCCGCTCGACCATGAGCGAGGCGCAGTTCGAAGAATATCTGCAGCATTATCCCATGGGCATCGGCCGGCCCGAGGATGTCGCCAACGCCATCGCCTTCCTGATCGCCGACACCGCGCGCTGGATGACCGGGACGAGCCTGCTGCTCGACGGCGGCCTGCTCGCCGGCTAG
- a CDS encoding dTDP-4-dehydrorhamnose 3,5-epimerase family protein, translating into MVKVAKTDLDGVLVIEPPTIFEDFRGHYVELYNRTLYEQAGVDQDFLQDDISVSSRHVLRGIHGDRKTWKLISCLYGRFYFVVVNNVPGSQQFGKWQGFTLSDTNRKQVLVPPGFGNGHVVLSETAIFHYKQTTEYDRASQFTLAWNDPALNIWWPVRDPITSERDQGVG; encoded by the coding sequence ATGGTCAAGGTTGCTAAGACGGATTTGGATGGCGTGCTTGTGATCGAGCCGCCGACGATCTTCGAAGATTTTCGTGGCCACTACGTGGAGCTTTACAACCGGACGCTCTATGAACAGGCGGGCGTCGATCAGGATTTCTTGCAAGACGACATATCCGTATCCAGTCGTCACGTGTTGCGAGGTATCCACGGCGATCGCAAGACATGGAAGTTGATCTCCTGTCTTTACGGTCGGTTTTATTTCGTCGTCGTGAACAACGTCCCGGGCTCGCAGCAGTTCGGGAAGTGGCAGGGTTTCACTTTGTCCGACACCAACCGGAAGCAGGTGCTTGTGCCGCCGGGGTTCGGTAATGGCCACGTTGTTCTAAGCGAGACCGCTATCTTCCACTATAAACAGACGACTGAATACGACAGAGCGTCACAGTTTACGCTGGCTTGGAACGATCCTGCCTTGAATATCTGGTGGCCGGTCCGCGACCCGATCACATCGGAGCGCGACCAAGGCGTCGGCTGA
- a CDS encoding FkbM family methyltransferase has protein sequence MLDNDALRRALDRLAERWERSANPTFRLFEDDRVAALDLGDRPLVLIGATPYARAFVAQAGALEIIAICDNNAAGKKLGPFDIVAESALADLKQQHPRLLAAMMVESKGAAAHFGAYCDAWHIEWLGLIHAFRRAGFAYPAVQAKFYDRLVESAWGRRDRWQSFAGALDDELSRGVFYSVLLFRLTGERRYLEAAHLASAAAGEPAWLRPTTTHVYVDGGAYDGDTVVKFIEKFGPAYDQIYAFEPDEANFALLEERTKHLPGIQRFRQGLYSDRRTLRFAAGNDQGSYVSEGGDIAIEVTAIDQVVDRPVTAIKLDVEGSEASALSGGASQISRNRPGLCISAYHQTDDLFDLPAQIASIAPGYKLSLRQFTPWLYDTNLYCHQGARP, from the coding sequence ATGCTGGACAATGATGCCCTGCGGCGCGCGCTCGATCGACTAGCCGAGCGCTGGGAGCGCTCGGCCAATCCCACCTTCCGGTTGTTCGAAGACGATCGCGTCGCCGCACTCGACCTGGGCGACCGCCCGCTCGTGCTGATCGGTGCAACACCTTATGCTCGTGCCTTCGTCGCGCAAGCTGGTGCACTCGAGATCATCGCGATCTGCGATAACAACGCGGCCGGCAAGAAGCTCGGTCCTTTCGATATCGTGGCCGAAAGCGCGCTTGCCGATCTCAAGCAACAGCACCCGCGCCTTCTCGCCGCGATGATGGTCGAAAGCAAGGGCGCTGCCGCTCATTTCGGCGCTTATTGCGACGCCTGGCACATCGAATGGCTGGGCCTGATCCATGCCTTTCGACGCGCGGGCTTCGCCTATCCGGCCGTACAGGCAAAGTTCTACGATCGGCTGGTCGAGTCGGCCTGGGGGCGGCGCGACCGGTGGCAAAGCTTCGCCGGTGCGCTCGACGACGAGCTCAGTCGCGGCGTGTTCTATAGCGTGCTGCTGTTCCGATTGACTGGCGAGCGACGCTATCTAGAGGCCGCCCACTTGGCGAGCGCCGCTGCCGGCGAGCCTGCCTGGCTCAGGCCGACCACGACCCATGTCTATGTCGACGGCGGTGCTTATGACGGCGACACCGTCGTCAAATTCATCGAGAAGTTCGGCCCCGCCTATGACCAGATCTATGCTTTCGAGCCCGACGAGGCGAATTTCGCGCTGCTCGAGGAACGGACAAAGCATCTGCCGGGTATCCAGCGCTTCCGCCAAGGATTGTATTCCGACCGCCGGACCCTGCGTTTCGCCGCCGGCAACGACCAGGGCAGCTATGTGAGCGAGGGGGGCGATATCGCGATCGAAGTGACCGCGATCGATCAAGTCGTCGACCGCCCCGTGACCGCGATCAAGCTCGATGTCGAGGGCTCAGAGGCTTCGGCGCTGAGCGGCGGCGCGAGCCAGATCTCCCGGAATCGGCCGGGCCTCTGCATATCGGCCTACCACCAGACCGATGATCTTTTCGACCTTCCGGCACAGATCGCGTCGATCGCCCCTGGCTACAAACTGTCGTTGCGGCAATTCACGCCGTGGCTCTACGACACGAACCTCTATTGCCATCAGGGCGCGCGCCCGTAG
- a CDS encoding NUDIX hydrolase gives MAQGRERFRSAFSTPWFVIEESVGADPASQPYYRLAGPDGAICLPLTRTGEIVLVRQFRPAIGQMTLEIPAGSIDPGETPEAAALREVMEETGYRCRRIHRLGRGRLLPNRCSWSEYFFLGLGAESDGPAESGAETLVMDRAAFRQLLADGQIEQSAVFCLLGMATMGLSVDLLTDPVEVIYRAVDGAGAEV, from the coding sequence GTGGCTCAAGGGCGCGAGCGTTTTCGGTCGGCGTTCTCGACCCCTTGGTTTGTCATTGAGGAGAGCGTTGGGGCGGATCCGGCGAGCCAACCGTATTATCGGCTGGCTGGCCCCGATGGAGCGATCTGCCTGCCTTTGACGCGGACCGGCGAAATCGTGCTCGTCCGTCAATTTCGTCCTGCCATCGGCCAGATGACGCTCGAGATCCCGGCAGGTAGCATCGATCCGGGGGAGACGCCGGAAGCGGCGGCTTTGCGCGAGGTCATGGAAGAGACCGGCTATAGATGTCGCCGGATCCATCGGCTGGGCCGTGGCCGATTGCTGCCCAATCGATGTTCGTGGTCGGAATATTTCTTTTTGGGTTTGGGCGCGGAATCAGACGGTCCCGCAGAGAGTGGGGCGGAAACTCTGGTGATGGACCGCGCCGCATTTCGCCAGCTGCTGGCCGACGGTCAAATCGAGCAGAGTGCGGTTTTTTGTTTGCTTGGGATGGCGACGATGGGGCTTTCCGTCGATCTCCTAACGGATCCAGTCGAGGTTATCTATCGCGCCGTCGACGGCGCCGGGGCGGAAGTGTAA
- a CDS encoding 3-oxoacyl-ACP synthase III family protein: MKATINGVRIAGLHAAVPTQRHSFVETPEMFSPEEARKLATSIGVRERRIAPPNMLASDLAVAAAERLLADLDWDPSTIDAIVFVTQGPDYLLPATACLMQKRLGLPTSCAAFDVNLGCSGYVYGLWLVSQLLAGSQGRRALLLCGDVSSRLLLPGDRSTRPLFGDAGAATALERSDEAAPIHVTVGTDARGAEHISIKAGGLRHNLVPVLRGGEAGTLYEDAHLHLNGPEIFTFTLRIVPALVRDILDHAGCDLDAIDYCVMHQANKFILEHLRNKTKIPPGKFIIDMESFGNTSSASIPLAICHSLSEPVATRRPKLLLGGFGVGWSWGGMVLDIGPIVTPGVIEVPEDFPRLAL, encoded by the coding sequence ATGAAAGCGACGATCAATGGCGTCCGGATTGCTGGGCTCCATGCCGCGGTGCCGACGCAGCGTCATTCCTTCGTCGAAACGCCGGAAATGTTTTCGCCGGAAGAGGCGCGGAAACTCGCGACCTCGATCGGCGTCCGGGAGCGGCGGATCGCGCCGCCCAATATGCTGGCGTCGGACCTTGCGGTCGCAGCGGCGGAGCGCCTCCTGGCCGACCTCGACTGGGATCCGTCGACGATCGACGCGATCGTGTTCGTGACGCAGGGTCCGGACTATCTGCTGCCGGCGACCGCTTGCCTGATGCAGAAGCGCCTGGGCTTACCGACGAGCTGTGCTGCATTCGACGTCAACCTCGGTTGCTCCGGCTACGTCTATGGCCTGTGGCTCGTCTCGCAATTGCTCGCAGGGTCGCAGGGACGGCGAGCCCTGCTGCTCTGCGGGGACGTGAGCTCGCGCCTGCTGCTGCCAGGCGATCGCTCGACTCGCCCGCTCTTCGGCGATGCCGGCGCCGCCACGGCGCTCGAGCGGTCGGACGAGGCCGCGCCCATCCATGTGACCGTCGGCACCGATGCGCGTGGCGCCGAGCATATCTCGATCAAAGCCGGCGGCCTTCGGCACAACCTGGTGCCGGTGCTGCGCGGCGGCGAGGCCGGCACGCTTTACGAGGACGCGCATCTGCATCTGAATGGGCCGGAGATCTTCACCTTCACGCTCCGCATCGTGCCGGCGCTGGTGCGCGACATCCTCGACCACGCCGGCTGCGACCTCGACGCGATCGACTATTGCGTCATGCACCAGGCGAACAAGTTCATCCTCGAGCATCTGCGCAACAAGACCAAGATCCCGCCCGGGAAATTCATCATCGACATGGAGAGCTTCGGCAACACAAGCTCCGCCTCGATCCCGCTGGCGATCTGCCATTCGCTGTCCGAGCCGGTTGCGACGCGGCGCCCGAAGCTGCTCCTCGGCGGCTTCGGCGTCGGCTGGTCCTGGGGCGGCATGGTCCTCGACATCGGGCCGATCGTGACGCCGGGCGTGATCGAAGTGCCGGAAGATTTCCCGCGGCTGGCGCTCTAA
- a CDS encoding alpha/beta fold hydrolase produces the protein MSTITQPRSAPGRLKPEYVQVDGAEIGLLRMGSPDRPPVLLVHGFSGDMLTWQFNVAPLARDRHVVAIDLPGHGLSSAAPGIGPWRDMAHWLARAIGTLGLDRPHLIGHSLGGRLALGVVELDLIEARSLTLISCAAISPEHDYGFLKRLSEVSSLDEATACSRHLFGGAAIDVTRFARGLLAKIAVPEARAAMAEFLRQNFDACCTMDVMPTDWRRISCPLQLIWGHDDQVVPLPGPAWLPTDAPIHLLDAVGHLPHLAAADWVNALLGDFVRRADEPVRSAG, from the coding sequence ATGAGCACGATTACACAGCCTCGCAGCGCGCCCGGCCGCCTGAAGCCAGAGTATGTCCAGGTCGATGGCGCCGAGATCGGCCTGCTTCGCATGGGCTCGCCGGACCGGCCGCCCGTCCTGCTCGTCCACGGCTTCTCCGGCGACATGCTAACCTGGCAGTTCAATGTCGCCCCGCTCGCCCGTGACCGCCATGTCGTGGCCATCGACCTACCGGGGCATGGATTGTCGAGCGCGGCTCCCGGCATCGGCCCTTGGCGGGACATGGCCCATTGGCTCGCCCGGGCGATCGGGACGTTGGGCCTCGACCGGCCGCATCTCATCGGCCATTCGCTTGGCGGGCGCCTTGCTTTGGGGGTCGTCGAGCTCGACCTGATAGAGGCACGCAGCCTGACCTTGATCTCATGCGCCGCAATCTCGCCGGAGCACGACTACGGGTTCCTGAAGCGGCTCTCCGAGGTGTCGAGCTTGGACGAGGCGACCGCCTGCTCGCGACATCTGTTTGGCGGGGCCGCAATCGACGTGACGCGCTTTGCCCGCGGGTTGCTCGCCAAGATCGCAGTGCCGGAGGCTCGTGCCGCCATGGCTGAATTCCTGCGGCAGAACTTCGACGCGTGCTGCACCATGGATGTGATGCCAACCGATTGGCGCCGGATCTCCTGTCCGCTACAGCTCATCTGGGGGCACGATGACCAAGTCGTTCCCCTGCCCGGCCCAGCATGGCTGCCGACCGACGCGCCGATCCATCTGCTGGACGCGGTCGGCCACCTGCCGCATCTAGCGGCGGCGGACTGGGTGAATGCGCTTCTGGGCGACTTTGTGAGGCGAGCGGATGAACCTGTTCGCTCAGCCGGCTGA
- a CDS encoding aromatic ring-hydroxylating oxygenase subunit alpha — protein MTESTLYTLARIPPTFYRSADILTEEQSRIFERNWQFVGFTDELENPNDFVTATIGRQNIVIQNFDGRLRGFHNVCSHRHARLRAAACGNGLLRCSYHGWTYNEAGVPVGIPANAEAFQIDRNAREALALKPIAVERCGRFVFARIAADGESLNAALGAYADAVAELSETFTDSIADCSIVWTANWKLAVESAIEVYHAGLVHPTTFAKVTPNAPVFQGECLGEHSYGRLAMSGDNIAWWERVVRRLKLQRLERYRAYDHYQLFPNLLIALSYGSLMCLQTYQPIDAGRCLLRYRLRFARSTGEQNPAVRKAVVDALTEFNSAVVAEDIAVTTRVQEGVADAAGPALLGANERRLAHFQDRYMARMI, from the coding sequence ATGACCGAAAGCACGCTCTACACCCTGGCGCGCATTCCGCCCACGTTCTATCGGTCGGCGGATATCCTGACCGAGGAACAGAGCCGCATCTTCGAACGTAACTGGCAGTTCGTCGGCTTCACCGACGAGCTAGAAAATCCCAACGATTTCGTGACGGCGACGATCGGCCGACAAAATATCGTCATCCAGAACTTCGACGGGCGTCTGCGTGGCTTCCACAACGTCTGTTCGCACCGCCATGCGCGCCTGCGCGCCGCAGCATGCGGCAACGGCTTGCTGCGCTGCTCGTATCATGGCTGGACATACAACGAGGCCGGGGTTCCCGTCGGCATCCCGGCCAACGCCGAAGCCTTCCAGATCGACCGGAATGCACGCGAAGCCCTGGCATTGAAGCCGATCGCTGTCGAACGATGCGGCCGCTTTGTCTTCGCCCGCATCGCCGCCGACGGCGAGAGCCTTAACGCCGCGCTTGGAGCGTACGCGGACGCGGTCGCCGAACTGTCGGAAACCTTTACCGACTCGATTGCAGATTGCTCGATCGTCTGGACCGCCAATTGGAAGCTGGCGGTCGAGAGCGCCATCGAGGTCTATCATGCGGGCCTCGTGCATCCGACGACCTTTGCGAAAGTGACACCAAACGCCCCCGTATTCCAGGGCGAGTGCCTGGGCGAGCATTCCTATGGGCGCCTCGCCATGTCGGGGGACAATATCGCCTGGTGGGAACGCGTCGTCCGCCGCCTGAAGCTGCAGCGGCTGGAGCGATACCGGGCCTACGACCATTACCAGCTGTTCCCGAATCTGCTGATTGCACTCAGCTACGGCAGCCTGATGTGCCTTCAGACCTATCAGCCGATCGATGCCGGTCGATGCTTGCTGCGCTACCGACTGCGCTTCGCGCGTTCAACCGGCGAACAAAATCCCGCGGTGCGAAAGGCGGTCGTCGACGCGTTGACGGAGTTCAACAGCGCGGTGGTCGCGGAAGACATCGCTGTCACGACACGCGTCCAGGAAGGTGTCGCCGATGCGGCCGGGCCGGCGCTCCTCGGCGCCAACGAACGCCGCCTCGCCCATTTCCAAGATCGCTACATGGCCCGGATGATCTGA
- a CDS encoding GHMP family kinase ATP-binding protein: MELGQVSAGPDDDRELQPHVISRTPFRLSFFGGGSDYPAWYLKHGGAVLSGAINKYCYISCRRLPPFFGIRHRIVWSHIETVNSISEILHPAVRVGLQMLGHKDADGIELHHEGDLPARSGIGSSSSFAVGMINVVSAMHGRRLTRHELALAAIDLEQNWLKDHVGSQDQVAAAYGGLNVIRFNTDGSIGVEPIGLAPQRRELLEGRLMMFFAGTTRLSTDLAKKLIDNLDAKRREIEAMEQILHQAIPILKNGDLDDMGNLLHESWLLKRSLTSSISNDTVDDIYDTARAAGALGGKLLGAGQAGFMAFYVPERSQDKVRAALRNLIEVPIRFDFSGSTLINLEEV; encoded by the coding sequence GTGGAACTTGGGCAGGTAAGCGCAGGGCCTGACGACGACCGCGAGCTTCAGCCGCATGTCATTTCGAGAACGCCGTTTCGGCTCTCGTTCTTCGGCGGCGGCAGCGATTATCCGGCGTGGTACCTCAAGCATGGCGGTGCCGTTTTATCCGGCGCGATCAACAAGTACTGCTACATAAGCTGCCGGCGGTTGCCGCCATTCTTCGGCATCCGGCATCGCATCGTCTGGTCCCATATCGAGACGGTGAATTCCATCTCCGAGATTTTGCACCCCGCGGTCCGCGTCGGTTTGCAAATGCTGGGACACAAGGACGCGGACGGTATCGAGCTTCATCACGAGGGCGATTTGCCGGCGCGCTCCGGCATCGGTTCGAGCTCGTCGTTCGCCGTCGGGATGATCAACGTGGTAAGTGCCATGCACGGCCGGCGCCTGACCAGGCACGAACTGGCGTTGGCGGCGATCGATCTCGAACAGAACTGGCTCAAGGACCATGTCGGTTCGCAAGACCAGGTGGCTGCGGCCTATGGCGGCCTCAACGTCATCCGATTCAACACGGATGGTTCCATCGGGGTGGAGCCCATCGGCCTTGCGCCGCAGCGGCGCGAACTGCTCGAAGGCCGCCTCATGATGTTTTTCGCGGGCACGACGCGGCTTTCGACCGACCTCGCAAAGAAGCTCATCGATAATCTCGATGCGAAGCGCCGGGAGATCGAGGCCATGGAGCAAATCCTGCATCAGGCGATCCCGATCCTGAAAAACGGCGATCTCGATGACATGGGGAACCTGCTGCACGAGAGCTGGTTGCTCAAGCGTAGCCTGACCAGCAGCATCTCCAACGACACGGTCGACGATATCTACGATACGGCTCGTGCGGCTGGCGCGCTCGGTGGCAAGCTGCTGGGGGCCGGGCAGGCGGGCTTCATGGCCTTTTATGTGCCCGAACGATCGCAGGATAAGGTGCGGGCAGCCTTGAGGAACCTGATCGAGGTGCCGATACGGTTCGATTTTAGCGGTTCGACGCTGATCAATCTCGAAGAGGTTTGA
- a CDS encoding NAD-dependent epimerase/dehydratase family protein yields MFAGRKILVAGASGFLGGALTRRLVELGALVRGCHLSRAPDYHHANLEWLRVDLEDEQACASACVGADYVLMCAANTSGAAAITSTPLVHVTPNVIMNARMLEAAHHAGVERFLFISSGAAYPDLGEDHPLREDEMFRGDPPPVYYPVGWMKRYTEILCRIYAERIADRPMTTIVVRPSNVYGPGDKWDFARSHVTAAQIRRVIERHAPIVVWGDGTDVRDLIYIDDFVEGALRALAIDRRHFVVNIASGRGYSIHEIVQTAIRADEYVGAEIHFDPSKPRTIGKRLFDVSLARNLLGFKSQVPIEDGFRRTIDAFRAAHGTPRPAR; encoded by the coding sequence ATGTTTGCTGGCAGGAAGATCCTCGTGGCGGGGGCGAGCGGCTTTCTGGGAGGGGCGCTCACGCGTCGGCTGGTCGAGCTTGGCGCCCTGGTCCGGGGCTGCCATCTCTCGCGTGCTCCAGACTATCACCACGCCAATCTGGAATGGTTGCGCGTGGATTTGGAGGATGAGCAGGCCTGCGCGTCGGCCTGCGTGGGCGCCGACTACGTGCTCATGTGCGCCGCCAACACCTCCGGCGCCGCCGCCATCACGAGCACGCCGCTGGTTCACGTTACGCCGAACGTGATCATGAATGCCCGCATGCTCGAAGCCGCGCACCATGCCGGGGTCGAGAGGTTCCTGTTCATCAGCAGCGGCGCTGCCTATCCGGACCTTGGAGAAGATCATCCGCTGCGCGAGGACGAGATGTTTCGCGGCGACCCGCCACCCGTCTACTACCCAGTCGGCTGGATGAAGCGGTACACGGAAATCTTGTGTCGGATCTACGCCGAGCGGATCGCCGATCGGCCCATGACAACGATTGTCGTCCGCCCCTCGAACGTCTATGGACCCGGCGATAAATGGGATTTTGCGCGTTCGCACGTGACGGCCGCGCAGATCCGGCGCGTGATTGAACGTCACGCACCGATTGTCGTTTGGGGCGACGGGACCGATGTCCGCGATCTCATCTATATCGATGATTTCGTCGAGGGCGCGCTACGTGCCCTTGCCATCGACAGGCGCCATTTCGTCGTGAATATCGCTAGCGGTCGCGGCTATTCCATCCACGAGATCGTCCAGACAGCGATCCGCGCGGACGAGTATGTTGGGGCCGAGATCCATTTCGATCCGAGCAAGCCGCGGACGATTGGCAAGCGGTTGTTCGATGTTTCCCTGGCTCGTAATCTATTGGGCTTCAAATCACAGGTGCCGATCGAGGACGGCTTTCGGCGCACGATTGACGCATTCCGCGCCGCTCATGGTACGCCGCGACCGGCTCGATGA
- a CDS encoding aromatic ring-hydroxylating oxygenase subunit alpha, translated as MTEALAPSTYFSLEVSAAERQRIFEPSWQLVALRQELAQHQDFVVADLAGRSILVQNFDGALRGFVNVCSHRHARLRQAECGNGLLRCPYHGWTYNGDGVPVGIPGNADYFGLDREGRQALALRPVAVACCGDLVFARLTADGPDLATVLGAYAEPLAHLSTTLGRPFQRAAVTWAANWKIGVESALEGYHLDMIHPHSFRPMTGTVRPSEFAGPHSFGPTDLADEARASMRRMATRLGLATTERFTGYDHFFLFPNMMVIASAGTFLSLQVYEPTGPEVTRLKFWMAAGPSSKPEQRQSVTGRAIERSLVEFNDRVLGEDQRISEEVQHGKHLAERPARLGQNEDRIAAFHEAWRAAMEGR; from the coding sequence ATGACCGAGGCGCTGGCGCCGTCGACCTATTTCTCGCTGGAGGTCTCGGCCGCCGAGCGTCAGCGGATCTTCGAGCCCAGCTGGCAGCTCGTGGCATTGCGCCAGGAACTCGCCCAACACCAGGACTTCGTCGTGGCCGACCTCGCCGGCCGCAGCATCCTGGTGCAGAATTTCGACGGCGCGCTGCGCGGCTTCGTCAATGTCTGCTCGCACCGCCACGCGCGCCTGCGCCAGGCCGAGTGCGGCAACGGGTTGTTGCGCTGCCCCTATCACGGCTGGACCTACAATGGCGACGGCGTGCCGGTCGGCATCCCCGGCAACGCCGACTATTTCGGGCTCGACCGCGAGGGCCGGCAGGCGTTGGCGCTGCGCCCGGTCGCGGTTGCCTGCTGCGGCGACCTGGTCTTCGCCCGTCTCACTGCCGATGGCCCCGATCTGGCGACGGTCCTCGGCGCCTATGCGGAGCCGCTCGCCCATCTCTCGACGACGCTCGGCCGGCCGTTCCAACGCGCGGCGGTCACGTGGGCCGCGAATTGGAAGATCGGCGTCGAGAGCGCACTCGAGGGCTATCACCTGGACATGATCCACCCGCACTCGTTCCGCCCGATGACCGGCACGGTCAGGCCGAGCGAATTCGCGGGTCCCCATTCCTTCGGCCCGACTGATCTCGCGGACGAGGCACGCGCCTCGATGCGGCGCATGGCGACACGCCTCGGCCTTGCCACGACCGAGCGCTTCACCGGCTACGACCACTTCTTCCTGTTCCCGAACATGATGGTGATCGCGAGCGCCGGCACGTTCCTGAGCCTGCAGGTCTACGAGCCGACCGGCCCCGAGGTGACGCGGCTCAAGTTCTGGATGGCGGCCGGTCCGTCGAGCAAGCCGGAGCAGCGCCAGTCCGTCACCGGCCGCGCGATCGAGCGCAGCCTTGTCGAGTTCAACGACCGAGTGCTGGGCGAGGATCAGCGGATCTCGGAAGAGGTCCAGCACGGCAAGCACTTGGCCGAACGCCCTGCCCGCCTCGGCCAAAACGAGGACCGGATCGCGGCGTTCCATGAAGCGTGGCGTGCCGCGATGGAGGGCCGATGA
- a CDS encoding GNAT family N-acetyltransferase: MPFTFRRPTIEDAKLLLDWRTQPDITRYMLTDIDYDLERQKRWLAAVAHRSDYEHFIVLRHGMPVGHLSYSEIDRVNRHCVPGTYLILEPHERHLAAYTNSFILDYCFYRLDLNKAIFTIMSGNVNFVKAKRLMGVREVGVLKEHVFKYGQFHDLHMFELTRAEWETRPRLFPREKTLSAFPNEDDHAGQ, from the coding sequence ATGCCCTTCACCTTCCGCCGCCCGACGATCGAGGACGCGAAGCTGCTGCTGGACTGGCGGACGCAACCCGACATCACGCGCTACATGCTGACCGACATCGATTATGATCTCGAAAGGCAGAAGCGGTGGCTCGCCGCAGTCGCGCATCGCAGCGACTATGAGCATTTCATCGTGCTGCGCCACGGCATGCCCGTCGGCCACCTGTCCTATTCCGAGATCGACCGCGTCAATCGCCATTGCGTGCCCGGAACTTATCTCATCCTCGAGCCGCATGAACGGCATCTGGCCGCCTATACCAATTCCTTCATCCTCGACTATTGCTTCTATCGCCTCGACCTGAACAAGGCGATTTTCACGATCATGAGCGGAAATGTGAATTTCGTGAAAGCCAAGCGCCTGATGGGTGTGCGAGAGGTCGGGGTGCTCAAGGAACATGTCTTCAAGTACGGCCAGTTCCACGATCTGCACATGTTCGAACTGACGCGCGCCGAATGGGAGACGAGGCCTCGGCTGTTCCCGCGGGAGAAGACGCTTTCTGCCTTTCCGAACGAGGACGATCATGCTGGACAATGA